A single region of the Malaclemys terrapin pileata isolate rMalTer1 chromosome 4, rMalTer1.hap1, whole genome shotgun sequence genome encodes:
- the LOC128837426 gene encoding uncharacterized protein LOC128837426, whose product MLADGEDEEGDEEDEAVDSAHNADFPDSQDLFITLTEIPYQPSPAVTLDTESGEGSATPSATVSQPSLSSHSQRLARIRHKKKRTREDMFSELIACSRAQAAQQTQWRENLTRMHQANMDREERWRQEDQQATQTLLGLMREQTDTLRRLVDVLQERRQEDRAPLQSISNRPPPPPSPILPSPKVHRRRGSRVPANSHSTPAESSSSRRLSFPKI is encoded by the exons atgttagcggacggggaagatgaggaaggagatgaggaggacgaggcagtcgacagcgctcacaacgctgatttccccgacagccaggatctcttcatcacccttacagagatcccctaccaaccctccccagccgttaccctggacacagaatctggggaaggatcagcca ccccatctgcgactgtctcacaacctagcctgtcatcacactcccagaggctagcgcggattaggcataagaagaagaggacacgggaggacatgttctcggagcttatagcctgctccagagcccaggcagcacagcagacccagtggcgggagaacttgacccgaatgcaccaagccaacatggatcgggaggagaggtggcgtcaggaagaccagcaggcgactcaaaccctgcttggactaatgagggagcaaacggacacgctccggcgccttgtggatgttctgcaggaacggaggcaggaggacagagccccgctgcagtccatctctaaccgccctcccccgccaccaagtcccatactcccctcacccaaagtgcacagaaggagaggcagcagagtccctgctaactctcactccacccctgcagagagctcgagcagcagaaggctctcattccccaaaatttga